A DNA window from Microcoleus sp. AS-A8 contains the following coding sequences:
- a CDS encoding serine/threonine protein kinase codes for MSYCLNPNCLSPQNPDDAKYCQRCQTRLLLNERYRPLDPIGRGGFGRTFKARDEYKPSKPNCVIKQFHGKGFGDAAKAEELFHREAELQEMLGKHPQIPELLALCPQDNYLYLVQEFIDGRNLNQELKEEGTFSEEKVWQLLEDLLPVLQFVHGNQVIHRDIKPENIIRHSVDKKLFLVDFGIAKLATEAILAKTATAIGSEGYTAPEQHDGKPRFASDLYSLGATCYHLLTYADPSRLLYSWVDWQKELKEKLENRDISNELIDVLTKLLQPDLSQRYQSAEEVLRDLNLPTQATAESSIVFPVSTSKPRTQSWKCINTLTGHRWYVISVAISPDGQILASGATDHNIKIWNLHTRELLHTLKHSGDVNSLAFTPSGEILVSTSWDKTIKTWNHRTGQLRNTLSVHSSSVNSIAISSDGQTVASGSGDKTIKLWRRPGELLYNLTEHSGSVFSLTISPDSQTLASGSKDKTIKLWNLDTGKLLRTLSEHSESVFSLAISPDGQTLASGSKDKTIKLWNLSTGELLNTLCEHSDSVRSVTFSPDGQTLASGSDDSTIKIWHLSTGELLTTLTEHSQCVNSVTFSPDGQTLASGSDDSTIKIWQCD; via the coding sequence ATGAGCTATTGCCTCAATCCCAACTGCCTGAGTCCCCAAAATCCGGATGATGCCAAATATTGTCAACGGTGTCAGACTCGACTACTGCTTAATGAGCGCTACCGTCCCTTAGATCCAATTGGTCGAGGTGGCTTTGGCAGAACCTTCAAGGCTAGAGATGAATACAAGCCTTCAAAACCCAACTGTGTAATTAAACAATTTCACGGGAAAGGCTTTGGAGATGCGGCGAAAGCAGAAGAGTTATTTCATCGAGAAGCGGAATTACAGGAGATGTTGGGCAAGCATCCCCAGATTCCTGAATTATTGGCACTTTGTCCGCAGGATAACTATCTGTATTTGGTACAAGAATTTATTGATGGACGCAACCTGAATCAGGAACTCAAAGAGGAGGGCACTTTCAGTGAAGAGAAGGTTTGGCAATTACTTGAGGATTTGCTGCCTGTGTTGCAGTTTGTCCACGGCAATCAGGTGATTCACCGAGACATTAAACCTGAAAATATCATTCGCCACAGTGTGGATAAAAAACTTTTCTTAGTAGATTTTGGCATTGCTAAACTTGCTACTGAAGCCATCTTAGCCAAAACTGCGACAGCAATTGGTAGTGAGGGGTATACTGCCCCGGAGCAACACGACGGCAAACCCCGATTTGCCAGCGATCTCTACAGTTTAGGGGCAACCTGCTATCACCTGCTAACTTATGCTGACCCCTCTAGGCTATTGTATAGCTGGGTCGATTGGCAGAAGGAGCTCAAGGAGAAGCTAGAGAATAGAGATATCAGTAATGAACTGATTGATGTACTAACCAAGCTACTGCAACCAGATCTCAGCCAGCGCTACCAATCAGCAGAGGAAGTCCTCCGAGACTTAAACCTTCCGACTCAAGCAACTGCTGAGTCATCGATAGTTTTTCCTGTATCCACATCAAAGCCGCGCACTCAGTCTTGGAAATGTATAAATACCCTCACTGGACACAGATGGTATGTTATATCTGTTGCCATTAGCCCTGATGGACAAATACTTGCCAGTGGCGCTACTGACCACAACATCAAAATTTGGAATCTGCACACTAGAGAGTTACTCCATACCCTTAAGCACTCAGGCGATGTGAATTCCCTTGCCTTCACCCCTAGTGGTGAGATTCTGGTTAGTACCAGTTGGGATAAGACAATCAAGACTTGGAATCACCGCACAGGCCAGCTACGCAATACTCTCTCTGTGCATTCAAGCTCAGTTAATTCCATCGCTATAAGTTCTGATGGTCAGACTGTGGCTAGTGGTAGTGGTGATAAGACAATCAAACTGTGGCGTCGCCCTGGAGAACTACTTTACAATCTTACTGAGCATTCAGGGTCAGTTTTCTCGCTCACCATCAGCCCTGATAGTCAGACTTTGGCTAGTGGTAGCAAAGACAAGACAATCAAACTGTGGAATCTCGACACTGGAAAATTGCTCCGCACACTGAGTGAGCATTCAGAGTCAGTTTTCTCTCTCGCCATCAGCCCTGATGGCCAGACTCTTGCCAGTGGCAGTAAAGATAAAACAATCAAACTATGGAATCTGTCTACAGGAGAACTGCTCAATACTCTCTGTGAGCATTCAGATTCGGTTCGTTCCGTTACCTTCAGTCCTGATGGCCAGACTCTTGCCAGTGGTAGTGATGACAGCACCATTAAGATTTGGCATCTTAGCACCGGAGAATTACTCACTACTCTCACTGAACATTCACAATGCGTTAACTCGGTTACTTTCAGTCCTGATGGTCAGACTCTTGCCAGTGGTAGTGATGACAGCACCATTAAGATTTGGCAGTGTGATTAA
- a CDS encoding DUF87 domain-containing protein, producing MDLDKPLGSVIQGSLSAGLEVRLHPDIWVEDMRVGKFLVVQGMRSRFFCMLTDVTLGTSSQRILANPPSPDDDFLREVLAGSGTFGTVNLTPMLMFTPQDLSHQPRGVALNGDSSLGSFQANSSEGMELLPVKTIPSHFSQVYDASERDFRAVFGWEDDPTRRNFAIGNPLDMEVPICIDLDRFVERSNGVFGKSGTGKSFLTRLLLSGIIRKQAAVNLIFDMHSEYGWEAVSEGKQFSTVKGLRQLFPGQVQIYTLDPESTKRRGVRGTQELYLSYDQIEVEDIMLVRGELNLSEASLENAIILRNEFGKSWITQLLNMTNEDIQMFCDEKRGNKSSIMALQRKLLRLDELKYMRSACPHNYVGQILQSLEAGKHVVIEFGSQSNMLSYMLATNVISRRIHASYVKKAETFLQTKNPSDRPRPLVITIEEAHRFLDPATVRQTIFGIIAREMRKYFVTLLVVDQRPSGIDNEVMSQIGTRITALLNDDKDIEAIFTGVSGGQSLRSVLAKLDSKQQALILGHAVPMPVVVRTRPYDQTFYAEVGDTSWDEMPDEELFAAAEVAKADLGF from the coding sequence ATGGATTTAGATAAGCCATTAGGCTCAGTCATTCAAGGCTCTCTCTCCGCAGGACTAGAAGTGCGATTGCACCCCGATATCTGGGTGGAAGATATGCGAGTGGGGAAATTTTTAGTGGTACAGGGGATGCGATCGCGCTTTTTCTGTATGCTCACCGATGTCACGCTGGGTACATCCAGTCAACGAATTCTGGCTAACCCCCCCAGTCCCGACGACGACTTTTTACGAGAAGTCCTAGCCGGTAGTGGCACCTTTGGTACAGTTAACCTCACACCGATGCTGATGTTTACGCCCCAAGACCTGAGCCATCAGCCCAGAGGAGTTGCCCTGAATGGAGACAGTTCTTTAGGTTCTTTTCAAGCCAACAGTAGCGAGGGGATGGAATTGTTACCCGTTAAGACAATCCCCAGCCACTTCTCTCAAGTGTATGATGCCAGCGAGCGCGATTTCCGTGCCGTCTTCGGTTGGGAAGATGACCCCACTCGGCGCAACTTTGCGATCGGCAATCCTCTTGACATGGAGGTACCAATATGCATTGATTTAGATCGCTTCGTGGAACGCAGTAACGGCGTTTTTGGCAAATCCGGTACGGGTAAATCCTTCCTCACCCGATTACTGCTATCGGGGATTATCCGCAAGCAAGCCGCGGTGAACCTGATTTTTGATATGCACTCGGAATATGGTTGGGAAGCGGTTTCCGAGGGTAAGCAATTCAGTACCGTTAAAGGATTGCGGCAGCTATTTCCCGGACAAGTCCAAATTTACACCCTCGATCCCGAATCAACCAAACGTCGAGGGGTGCGTGGCACTCAGGAACTGTATCTCAGCTATGACCAGATTGAAGTTGAAGATATCATGCTGGTGCGCGGCGAGTTAAACCTTTCCGAGGCGAGTCTGGAGAATGCCATTATCCTCCGCAACGAGTTTGGCAAATCCTGGATTACGCAATTACTGAATATGACGAATGAAGACATCCAGATGTTCTGTGATGAGAAGCGAGGGAACAAGTCTTCCATCATGGCATTGCAGCGCAAACTGCTGCGTCTGGATGAGTTGAAGTATATGCGTAGCGCTTGCCCTCATAATTATGTGGGTCAGATTTTGCAATCGTTGGAGGCGGGTAAGCATGTGGTGATTGAGTTTGGTTCTCAGTCCAATATGTTGTCCTATATGTTGGCAACCAATGTGATTAGCCGTCGCATTCACGCCAGTTATGTGAAGAAGGCAGAGACGTTTTTGCAGACGAAAAATCCTAGCGATCGCCCCCGTCCCCTCGTCATCACCATCGAAGAAGCGCACCGTTTCCTCGATCCCGCTACGGTTCGCCAAACCATCTTTGGGATTATTGCCCGTGAGATGCGGAAGTACTTTGTGACATTACTGGTAGTCGATCAGCGTCCGTCTGGGATTGATAACGAAGTGATGTCCCAGATTGGGACTCGGATTACCGCCTTGCTGAATGATGACAAAGATATTGAGGCGATTTTTACCGGGGTATCTGGGGGGCAAAGTTTGCGATCGGTGTTGGCGAAGCTGGATTCTAAGCAACAAGCGTTGATTTTAGGTCACGCGGTGCCGATGCCGGTGGTGGTGCGGACTCGTCCCTATGACCAAACGTTTTACGCCGAGGTTGGGGATACATCCTGGGACGAAATGCCGGATGAAGAATTATTCGCGGCGGCGGAAGTGGCTAAAGCAGATTTGGGGTTTTAA